A window of Staphylococcus lloydii genomic DNA:
TACTTGAACAAATTGATAAGGAACATATTAAATACGGTTATGCTTTTGAATCTTTAGAACGTTTATCTAATAATAAAGTAGCTGTGTCATTTACAAATGGCGAAGTGGAACATTTTGATTTAGTAGTAGGAGCAGACGGTGCATTTTCAAAAGTAAGACCATATTTATCGACGGTAGATTTGGACTATACAGGTATTTCGATGGTTGAAATAAATATTGATGACGTTAAAAATAACTATCCAGAGTTGGCGGCTTACAATAAAAATGGTAAGGCAATGGCGCTAGGTGGTAGTCAAGCGTTATTAGCCCAATTAAATGGAGATGGACGTATAAAAGTGTATGTGTCATACAGAGCGCCTAAAGAACAATTAAACACTTACAAACAATTATCCCTTAGTGAATTAAAAGCACAACTGCTAAGTGATTTTGATGGTTGGCATGAAGATTTAAAAGCATATATTCACGCGATGAGTGATGATGTTTTATTTAGAAGAATATATAAATTACCTATCGGGTTTAATTGGAATCATGATGCACAATTGACATTGTTAGGCGATGCGGCTCATTTAATGAGTCCGTTTGCTGGCGAAGGTGTAAATACTGCATTATATGATGCGTATATTTTTGTAGAAGCTTTAAAAAAATATGATGATTTTGATGAAGCAATTAGCTATTATGAGCAACAAATATTAAGTCATGCACAAGAAAGAGCACAAGAATCACAAGACAATTTAGAATTAATGTTTGCACCTGATGCTGCACAGCAATTGGGAGAGTTCTTTAATTCTGTAAAAAGTGAAGAATAAAAATTAACCATTACTATCCATATAGGGTAGTAATGTTTTTTTGCTATAAATTCAATAAAAACAATGAATTCGTAAAATAGTATGACATATTAGTAAAAAACAATCATCACTTTTAATATTAAATTATGTATATAGACTGCATTTTTAAAAGTTTGCTAAATAAATGTGAAGGTCATAAAGTTGTCATTATTATTGAATTATTAAAATGATAATCCTTTTAAATCGCCTAAAATCAAATGTTTTATAGACGCTATATACAGAATGGAAGTTAGTATAGTTGTATTTTACATTAAAATTTTTGAAAAATTTATACATTTTAGTTGTTATTTAGCGATTAATATGACATACTCATTAAAATTAGTATAACATATTAAAAATTAAAGAGGTGTTTAGTATGACGAAATTAATATATGCATTTGATGAAGGTAAAAAAGGCATGAAAGATTTATTGGGAGGTAAAGGTGCGAACTTAGCCGAAATGAAAAGACTAGGTTTGCCAGTGCCTGATGGATTTACAATAACGACGCAAGCCTGTATTGACTACCTTGAACAGGGAGGTACATTATCTGAAGTATTACTGTCTGAATTGCAAGATCAATTAGCGTCATTTTCAACACGTACGAATAAAGCATTCTCGTCTAGTGACAACTTATTATTAGTATCTGTGCGTAGTGGTGCCAAAATTTCTATGCCAGGAATGATGGATACTATTTTGAACTTAGGTTTGAATGATGACAATGTAGAAAAACTTGCTCGTAAAACAAATGATGCGCGTTTTGCTTATGATTGTTATCGTCGTTTATTACAAATGTTTGGAGAAGTCGTTTATGACGTACCAATGACTGCGTTTGATACATATTTTAATGATTATAAAGCGCAACATGGTTATGAAATTGATGCCGATATTCCAGCGGAAGGATTACAAGAAATATGTGAACGCTATAAAGCGATATATGAAGAAAAAGTTAATAAACCATTTCCTCAAGAGCCTATCGTACAATTAACAGAAGCAATTGAAGCGGTGTTTAAGTCTTGGGACAATGACCGTGCGCGCGTTTATAGACAATTAAACGATATTCCATATGACATAGGTACAGCGGTTAACGTACAAGAAATGGTCTTTGGTAATAGTGGAGAACGTAGTGGTACTGGCGTAGCATTTACACGTAATCCTGGAACAGGAGAAGCAAAATTATTTGGAGAATATTTACTGAATGCACAAGGTGAAGACGTAGTGGCTGGAATCCGTACCCCTCAAGATATAGCAACATTGCATGATCAAATGCCACATGTGCATCAGCAATTTGTCGAAGTTTCTGAAAGTTTAGAACTACATTATAAAGATATGCAGGATATTGAGTTTACGATTGAAGACGAGCAACTCTATATTTTACAAACTAGAAATGGTAAACGTACAGCAAATGCGGCAATTAACATTGCCGTCGATTTAGTGCAAGAGGGTGTTATCAGTATAGAAGATGCAATTAAACAAGTAGAAGTAAAATCAATAGAACAATTATTGCATCCCAATTTCGATGAACGCGCATTAGAACAGGCAACTGTTATCTCGAAAACTGGCTTGCCTGCAAGTCCTGGCGCCGCAACAGGTAAAATTGTTTTCTCTGCAGAAGATGCTAAAGCACAAGCAGAACAAGGACAAAAAGTTATTTTAATGCGACCTGAAACTTCTCCAGAAGATATTGAAGGCATGGTAGCAAGTGAAGCCATCGTCACGACGCATGGGGGTATGACTTCACATGCAGCAGTTGTTGCGCGTGGCATGGGTAAATGTTGTGTGACAGGATGTGCAGATTTAGAAATTAATACGCAGCAACGTACAGTGATATTTCCACATGGCGTGTTACAAGAAGGTGACGTTCTGTCTGTAGATGGTGCGAATGGTGATATTTATGTGGGTGAAATTGATACTATAAGTGCGCAACGTAGTGAAGCATTCAGTCAGTTTATGCAATGGTCTAAAGAAATTGCTCAATTAAGCGTACGTATGAATGCAGAAACACCACAAGATATAGAAGCTGGATATCAATTTGATGCTACCGGTATTGGCCTTGTTAGAACAGAGCACATGTTTTTTGCTCCAGAAAGATTAGTTGAAATGCGTCGCTTTATTTTAGCCCATAACAGAGACCAACGCGTCGCAGCATTAAATAAAATTAGTACATATCAAACCGATGATTTTGAAAATATTTTACGACAATCTGAAGATAGACCGACAATCATTCGCTTATTAGATCCACCGTTACATGAATTTTTACCTCGTTCAGAAGAAGAAAAAGAAAGTGTTGCATCACAATTAAACGTATCTACTAGAGAATTGAACCAGCATATTGACCAATTGCATGAAGTGAATCCAATGTTAGGTCATCGTGGCTGTCGTTTGGCAATCACATACCCTGAGTTGTATGAGATGCAAGTAGAAGCAATTATGAATAGCGTTATTCGCTTGAAAGAACAAGGTATCGAAACGAATCCAGAAATTATGATACCTCTAGTCTCTACAGTCGAAGAATTTAAAACGTTAAAAGCAATGATTATTGATAAAATTGAAAAAATGGCGCAAACAAGTGAACATCAACTTAATTATGCTATCGGCACTATGATTGAAACACCTAGAGCTTGTTTAATTGCGCATGAAATTGCTAAAGAAGCAGATTTCTTTAGTTTTGGTACTAACGACTTAACACAGTTAACTTACGGCTTTTCGCGTGATGATGCCGGTAAGTTTATTAACGCATATGCCGATCAAAGCATCATGGAAATTGATCCATTCCAAACGCTTGATGTCGATGGTATTGGGCAACTAATTAAGCTAGCATCTGAACAAGCAAAAGCGGTAAACCCTAATATTAAGATAGGCGTTTGTGGTGAGTTAGGTGGAGACATGAAATCTATAGCATACTTCAATACATTGCCAATTGATTATGTATCTTGTTCACCATTTAGAGTGCCTGGAGCTATTTTAGCAACGGCACAAAGCGCAGTAGAAAGTGGGCGATTAAGTGTTAAATAGTAAGTATAACGACAAACTAACGATATTTGTCATTTCTGACTCTATCGGTGAGACGGCACAACGAATGATACATGCAACTTTGTCGCAATTTCCAGACTTACATCAAATTGCTATAGAAAAATTTCCTTTCATTAAAAATGAAGAAGAATTAATTGATATATTAGATCGTGCTATTGCTAAATCAGCTATCGTTGTAACGACGTTAGTGAATCCAGATTTTAATAGAGTCGGTTCTACTTATGCACAAGAAAAAGATATTGCGTATATTGATTATATGTCTGGGTTGATTGAATTTATTCAAAATCGTACGCATAGTGAACCTATTTTAGAAAGTGGGGCTTTGCGTAAGTTAGATGAACAATATTTTAAACGTATTGAAGCAATTGAATATTCGGTGAAATATGATGATGGTAAACACTTTACCGATATAGGAGAAGCGGACGCTTTAATTATCGGCGTGTCTAGAACTTCTAAAACGCCTTTAAGTATGTATTTAGCTAATAAAGGTTACAAGATAGCCAATATTCCACTAGTACCTGAAGTGAATATTCCAGATGAAGTTTATAAAAATAAAAACATGAAAGTCTTTGGATTAACGGCTAGTCCAAACTATATTATGAATATTCGTAGTGAACGTGTGAAAGTATTAGGATTAAGTGGTCCTACAAACTATAATAGTATGGAGCGAATTAAAGAGGAATTAGCTTATGCAGAAGAAGTGTTTCATAAATTGAATGCGCATGTGATTAATACGGAATATAGATCAATTGAGGAATCTGCTTTTTATATAGAAAAATTCCTTATTGATGAAACTATATAATGAATGACAAGTGCTATTGCAAAGTGCAATGGCACTTTTTTGCGTTTTTGGAATGAAATATGGGTAAAGAACTATCGAGAAGTTACTTGTAAAGGTTAATATAAGTGTATATGGATTAAATGTAACCCATATTATATGAATATCATTGTTTTTTGAAATATGTTTAAATAGTAATACATGTGACAACAAATTGATTTAAGTTGAATAAAAAGAGGTGTTCTTTTTGCAAATACTGTTAGATCCCGGTATCAGCCCTATTTATAAAGGAGTTTTACTTTTTTTCTTTGGAATTAATATTATTTTAGCTTTTATCATTATTTTCTTAGATAGAGATAGAAGAGATGCAACGTCTACATGGGCTTGGTTATTACTATTGTTCGTAATGCCTATCCTTGGTTTTATACTGTACATTTTCTTAGGCCGTACGGTAAAACTGAAAAGTTCTTATTATTCTAGCAAAGGCGATAATGTTGAAGATAGTAGACAACGTGCTAAAAATCAAATTGAAAAGTCGACAGATCACGTGTTAGCTGACGATGACCCGATTACTAAAAAGCATGAAGATATCGTCCATTCATTGTTAGTAAAAGACCAATCATTTTTAAGTAATAACAATCATGTCGATATTTTTACGGATGGTCATGATTTATTTAATCAAATGAAAGAAGATTTACGCAATGCACAAAACTATATCCATATGGAATACTATATTTTAGAATTTGAAGGTATAGGAAAAGAAATTGTGGAAATTCTAGAACAAAAAGCTAAAGAAGGTCTAGAAGTTAAGTTATTATATGATGCAGTTGGCTCGAAAAATTTACATAAGTAT
This region includes:
- a CDS encoding FAD-dependent oxidoreductase — protein: MTNNKTNKSIAVIGGGPGGLMLGLLLQQQGYDYTIFEKANPTVNNERGGSLDIHDDSGQLPIIETGIYDRFKSLVRYEGEDTKVIAKDGTVIFEEDAEGEGGRPEIDRGELCDIILEQIDKEHIKYGYAFESLERLSNNKVAVSFTNGEVEHFDLVVGADGAFSKVRPYLSTVDLDYTGISMVEINIDDVKNNYPELAAYNKNGKAMALGGSQALLAQLNGDGRIKVYVSYRAPKEQLNTYKQLSLSELKAQLLSDFDGWHEDLKAYIHAMSDDVLFRRIYKLPIGFNWNHDAQLTLLGDAAHLMSPFAGEGVNTALYDAYIFVEALKKYDDFDEAISYYEQQILSHAQERAQESQDNLELMFAPDAAQQLGEFFNSVKSEE
- the ppdK gene encoding pyruvate, phosphate dikinase, translating into MTKLIYAFDEGKKGMKDLLGGKGANLAEMKRLGLPVPDGFTITTQACIDYLEQGGTLSEVLLSELQDQLASFSTRTNKAFSSSDNLLLVSVRSGAKISMPGMMDTILNLGLNDDNVEKLARKTNDARFAYDCYRRLLQMFGEVVYDVPMTAFDTYFNDYKAQHGYEIDADIPAEGLQEICERYKAIYEEKVNKPFPQEPIVQLTEAIEAVFKSWDNDRARVYRQLNDIPYDIGTAVNVQEMVFGNSGERSGTGVAFTRNPGTGEAKLFGEYLLNAQGEDVVAGIRTPQDIATLHDQMPHVHQQFVEVSESLELHYKDMQDIEFTIEDEQLYILQTRNGKRTANAAINIAVDLVQEGVISIEDAIKQVEVKSIEQLLHPNFDERALEQATVISKTGLPASPGAATGKIVFSAEDAKAQAEQGQKVILMRPETSPEDIEGMVASEAIVTTHGGMTSHAAVVARGMGKCCVTGCADLEINTQQRTVIFPHGVLQEGDVLSVDGANGDIYVGEIDTISAQRSEAFSQFMQWSKEIAQLSVRMNAETPQDIEAGYQFDATGIGLVRTEHMFFAPERLVEMRRFILAHNRDQRVAALNKISTYQTDDFENILRQSEDRPTIIRLLDPPLHEFLPRSEEEKESVASQLNVSTRELNQHIDQLHEVNPMLGHRGCRLAITYPELYEMQVEAIMNSVIRLKEQGIETNPEIMIPLVSTVEEFKTLKAMIIDKIEKMAQTSEHQLNYAIGTMIETPRACLIAHEIAKEADFFSFGTNDLTQLTYGFSRDDAGKFINAYADQSIMEIDPFQTLDVDGIGQLIKLASEQAKAVNPNIKIGVCGELGGDMKSIAYFNTLPIDYVSCSPFRVPGAILATAQSAVESGRLSVK
- a CDS encoding pyruvate, water dikinase regulatory protein, which gives rise to MLNSKYNDKLTIFVISDSIGETAQRMIHATLSQFPDLHQIAIEKFPFIKNEEELIDILDRAIAKSAIVVTTLVNPDFNRVGSTYAQEKDIAYIDYMSGLIEFIQNRTHSEPILESGALRKLDEQYFKRIEAIEYSVKYDDGKHFTDIGEADALIIGVSRTSKTPLSMYLANKGYKIANIPLVPEVNIPDEVYKNKNMKVFGLTASPNYIMNIRSERVKVLGLSGPTNYNSMERIKEELAYAEEVFHKLNAHVINTEYRSIEESAFYIEKFLIDETI